The following proteins are encoded in a genomic region of Spirosoma sp. SC4-14:
- a CDS encoding acyltransferase: MKTSRIISLDGLRALSISMVLLAHGSYTMPGFISNSPIYVGASNGALGVKIFFVISGYLITRLLLAEADRTGYIHIRKFYLRRFLRIFPVFYCYIAVVLILKWFFIPDILSSYYPPLFAGLYLWNYQDFFNYPIIPTDKGYWFFGHCWSLSMEEQFYLLWPFIMSRYSRSTVSKICLVLIIGMPLLRAAYYVVYPGMHLQLRMMLHTGGDAILMGCLGALLETKLLQHRLTQWLLKNPVFVGLCVVMLFFISPKLAIMYKGSYGMTIGMSLDNALILILLLWSVHVSSVVATFLNNRWLVRLGMMSYSIYIWQQLFLTYQLDGWATKFPQNFIVVAGVAYLSYRLIEKPILDRRQAIETWAQRQVMPQLDQLKRRVLYAER; encoded by the coding sequence TTGAAAACGTCTAGAATCATCAGTTTAGACGGGCTTCGGGCGTTATCGATTTCGATGGTATTGCTGGCGCACGGCAGCTATACCATGCCCGGTTTTATTAGCAATAGCCCGATTTATGTCGGTGCTTCAAACGGAGCACTGGGCGTAAAAATTTTCTTCGTAATCAGTGGTTACCTCATCACCCGGCTTTTATTGGCGGAAGCGGATAGAACAGGGTATATCCATATCAGGAAGTTTTATCTGCGTCGGTTTCTACGCATATTCCCGGTCTTTTACTGCTACATAGCGGTCGTCCTGATTTTGAAGTGGTTTTTCATTCCCGATATCCTCAGTAGTTACTACCCGCCCCTGTTTGCCGGTTTATATCTGTGGAACTATCAGGACTTTTTCAACTACCCGATTATTCCAACCGATAAGGGCTACTGGTTTTTTGGTCATTGCTGGTCGTTATCGATGGAAGAGCAGTTTTATCTGCTTTGGCCGTTTATTATGAGCCGCTACAGTCGCAGCACCGTTAGTAAAATTTGTCTGGTTCTGATTATAGGTATGCCACTGCTCCGGGCTGCATACTATGTTGTTTATCCTGGTATGCATTTGCAGCTTCGAATGATGCTTCATACCGGAGGAGATGCCATTCTGATGGGCTGCCTGGGCGCACTGCTCGAAACAAAGCTTCTACAGCATCGATTAACTCAGTGGCTGCTAAAAAACCCGGTTTTCGTCGGCTTATGCGTTGTGATGCTCTTTTTTATCTCGCCCAAACTCGCCATCATGTACAAAGGCTCGTATGGAATGACCATTGGCATGAGCCTCGACAACGCACTCATTTTAATCCTGCTGCTGTGGAGCGTTCATGTATCTTCAGTTGTAGCCACGTTCTTAAATAACCGATGGCTGGTTAGGCTGGGTATGATGTCTTATTCCATCTACATCTGGCAGCAATTGTTTCTGACCTACCAGCTCGATGGTTGGGCAACCAAATTTCCGCAGAATTTTATTGTGGTGGCTGGAGTAGCTTATCTGTCTTACCGCCTGATTGAAAAGCCAATTCTGGATCGCAGACAGGCCATCGAAACCTGGGCCCAACGGCAGGTTATGCCTCAGTTGGATCAGCTAAAAAGACGAGTTCTATACGCTGAACGGTAG
- a CDS encoding ElyC/SanA/YdcF family protein, whose translation MNTTLTTDYSDDMPHEAVSVRVVKWTIKTTIALSFVGAMIVLISNWWVVYNTQDQIYFDINELPANDVGLVLGTSKFVRSGKENLFFRYRMEATARLWKEGKVKYLILSGNNDSEYYNEPVDMQRALVKLGVPASVMTLDYAGYRTFDSVVRCKDVFNQEKITIISQNFHNARALYIGNHEGMEAIAFAAQDVPDGYSLRTLVREYLARPYALLDVYVLRPQPEKGNWERKPSR comes from the coding sequence ATGAATACGACGTTAACCACCGATTATAGTGACGACATGCCCCATGAAGCAGTAAGCGTTCGGGTGGTCAAATGGACCATTAAAACGACAATTGCACTTTCGTTTGTGGGGGCTATGATTGTGCTCATTAGTAATTGGTGGGTCGTCTATAACACGCAGGACCAAATCTATTTCGACATCAACGAACTCCCAGCCAACGATGTTGGGTTAGTGCTCGGTACGAGTAAGTTTGTGCGCTCGGGCAAGGAAAACCTGTTTTTCCGGTACCGCATGGAAGCTACGGCCCGGCTCTGGAAAGAAGGGAAAGTGAAGTACCTGATTCTGAGTGGCAATAATGACTCTGAGTATTACAATGAACCCGTCGATATGCAGCGGGCTTTAGTAAAGCTGGGCGTTCCGGCTTCGGTTATGACCCTCGATTATGCTGGCTACCGTACATTCGATTCGGTCGTTCGCTGCAAAGACGTTTTCAATCAGGAAAAAATCACGATCATCTCTCAAAACTTCCATAATGCCCGTGCGCTCTACATTGGCAATCATGAAGGAATGGAAGCCATTGCATTTGCCGCACAGGATGTTCCCGACGGTTATTCTCTTCGTACACTCGTCCGTGAGTATCTGGCCCGCCCATACGCGCTGCTCGATGTATATGTACTTCGGCCCCAACCCGAAAAAGGCAATTGGGAGCGAAAACCCAGTCGCTAA
- a CDS encoding VOC family protein: MEEKPFLGLRTVIYAAPRLEETKEWYAKALAIAPYFDEPFYVGFNVGGYELGLIPDAPIVEGSTITYWGVANIAEVKERLLNLGATLHTDIDDVGDGIKTAALKDPFGNVVGLIENPHFKQ, encoded by the coding sequence ATGGAAGAAAAACCATTTTTAGGCTTACGTACCGTAATCTATGCGGCACCCAGGCTCGAAGAAACCAAAGAGTGGTATGCAAAAGCGCTGGCCATTGCGCCTTATTTTGATGAGCCATTTTACGTGGGCTTCAATGTTGGCGGCTATGAACTGGGGCTGATTCCTGATGCGCCCATTGTAGAAGGTAGTACGATAACCTATTGGGGTGTTGCCAATATTGCTGAAGTAAAAGAAAGATTGCTTAATTTAGGTGCAACACTACATACAGATATTGACGATGTAGGCGACGGCATTAAAACCGCAGCCCTGAAAGATCCATTTGGTAATGTTGTTGGATTAATTGAAAATCCGCATTTTAAGCAATGA
- a CDS encoding DNA gyrase/topoisomerase IV subunit A, whose amino-acid sequence MMNEENQEPLDDDQAPPKADHLADEAEPTDAMGPDGQPTDTKSDVLHDQTVVSGLYENYFLDYASYVILERAVPAVEDGLKPVQRRILHALKEMDDGRFNKVANVIGQTMQFHPHGDASIGEALVNIGQKELLFDTQGSWGDVRTGDGAAAPRYIEVRLSKFALDAIYNDKTTEWQLSYDGRKREPVTLPVKFPLLLAQGVEGIAVGLSTKILPHNFNELIEASIQILKDKPVSLFPDFQTGGLIDVSNYNDGLRGGKVRVRAHIEEIDKKTLAIRDVPYGVTTSQLIDSIVKAAELGKIRIKAPSRNVAAVVDNTAKDVEILVHLQPGVSPDVTIDALYAFTDCEVSISPNACVIIGDKPHFVSVTDILRVNTHQTVHLLQRELEIRRGELMERLLYSSLEKIFIENRIYRKIEECETFEAVLITIDKALKPFKKQFYREITEDDIIRLTEIKIKRISKYDGFKAEELMRKLEQDLAETEDNLANITRYAIAYYKELQKKYGKGRERKTEIRAFNTIAANVVAAANQKLYVDREGGFIGYGLKKDEYVSDCSDIDDIIVFRRDGKCLVTKVQDKIFVGKDLLYVSVFKKNDERKIYNLIYLDGKSGISMVKRFPVTGVTRDREYDLTMGNPKSKITYFSANDNGEAEVVTINLTAQSSAKIKQFDFDFATVSIKNRGAQGNILTKYPVRKITQKTGGVSTLGGVDIWYDDHLGRLNRDERGRLLGNFDAKDSILVVYKDGQYELTNFDLTNRYEPNDVVVLEKFDPEVVLSAIYYEANQKAWYVKRFKVETTSLDKKFSFIGDGKGSKSLAVTADRYPRIEIIHQVKDRGPVEKMVLEPEGFIEVRGWKALGNKLPFAKVKEVKLLPPKVVPVPTGGGIGKPEKAAIAATDTTESEEKESVQLGLFS is encoded by the coding sequence ATGATGAACGAAGAAAATCAGGAACCATTAGACGACGATCAAGCACCGCCAAAGGCCGACCACCTGGCCGACGAGGCCGAACCGACCGACGCTATGGGGCCGGATGGACAACCTACTGATACCAAAAGCGATGTCCTGCACGACCAGACGGTTGTTTCGGGGCTCTATGAAAATTATTTTCTCGATTATGCCTCGTATGTGATTCTGGAGCGGGCCGTTCCGGCCGTTGAAGATGGGTTAAAACCCGTTCAGCGACGAATTTTGCACGCGCTCAAAGAAATGGACGACGGCCGCTTCAACAAGGTAGCGAACGTTATTGGGCAAACGATGCAGTTTCACCCACATGGCGACGCATCAATTGGGGAAGCGCTGGTTAACATCGGTCAGAAAGAATTATTGTTCGATACGCAGGGAAGCTGGGGCGATGTTCGTACGGGCGATGGAGCCGCGGCACCCCGGTATATCGAAGTTCGGCTGTCTAAATTTGCCCTCGATGCCATCTATAATGATAAAACAACGGAATGGCAACTATCGTATGACGGGCGTAAACGGGAACCCGTAACGCTACCCGTCAAATTTCCGCTGTTGCTGGCTCAGGGCGTCGAAGGAATTGCCGTTGGGCTGTCGACCAAAATTCTGCCCCACAACTTTAATGAACTGATTGAAGCCTCGATTCAGATACTGAAAGATAAGCCTGTTTCGCTTTTTCCTGATTTTCAGACGGGTGGCCTAATCGACGTTAGTAACTACAACGATGGGTTGCGGGGTGGCAAAGTGCGGGTACGGGCTCATATCGAAGAAATTGATAAGAAAACGCTGGCCATTCGCGATGTTCCTTATGGCGTTACAACCTCGCAGCTGATCGATTCCATCGTAAAAGCAGCCGAACTGGGTAAAATCCGGATCAAAGCGCCCAGCCGAAATGTAGCTGCCGTGGTCGATAATACGGCCAAAGACGTCGAAATTCTGGTGCATCTTCAACCCGGAGTATCGCCCGATGTGACAATTGATGCGCTCTATGCCTTTACGGATTGCGAGGTTTCTATTTCGCCCAATGCCTGTGTGATCATTGGCGATAAACCGCATTTTGTTAGCGTTACCGATATCCTGCGGGTCAACACACATCAGACCGTTCACCTGCTGCAACGCGAACTGGAAATCCGACGGGGCGAACTGATGGAGCGACTACTCTATAGTTCGCTGGAGAAGATTTTCATCGAAAACCGGATTTACCGTAAAATCGAGGAGTGCGAAACCTTCGAGGCCGTTCTGATAACGATCGATAAGGCACTCAAGCCATTTAAAAAACAGTTCTATCGCGAAATAACGGAGGATGATATAATTCGGCTAACCGAAATCAAAATCAAGCGAATTTCGAAGTACGACGGTTTTAAGGCCGAAGAGCTGATGCGAAAGCTGGAACAGGACCTGGCCGAAACGGAAGACAATCTGGCAAACATTACCCGTTACGCCATTGCCTACTACAAAGAGCTGCAAAAGAAATACGGCAAAGGGCGTGAGCGCAAAACCGAAATTCGGGCGTTTAACACCATTGCGGCCAATGTAGTTGCCGCTGCCAACCAGAAACTGTATGTCGATCGCGAAGGTGGCTTTATTGGCTATGGACTGAAAAAAGACGAGTATGTCAGCGACTGTTCTGACATTGACGACATCATCGTGTTCCGGCGCGATGGCAAATGTCTGGTCACGAAAGTTCAGGATAAAATATTTGTCGGCAAAGATCTGTTGTACGTTTCTGTTTTCAAGAAAAACGACGAACGGAAAATTTACAATCTGATCTATCTGGATGGCAAGTCGGGAATTTCGATGGTGAAACGGTTTCCGGTCACGGGGGTTACCCGCGATCGCGAGTATGACCTGACCATGGGCAATCCTAAGTCGAAAATTACGTATTTCAGTGCAAACGATAATGGCGAAGCCGAAGTCGTAACAATTAACCTGACGGCTCAGTCTTCGGCAAAAATCAAGCAATTCGATTTCGACTTTGCTACTGTAAGCATCAAAAACCGGGGCGCTCAGGGTAATATTCTGACGAAATATCCGGTTCGTAAAATTACCCAGAAAACCGGTGGTGTATCCACACTGGGTGGGGTCGACATTTGGTACGACGATCACCTTGGTCGCCTGAACCGCGACGAACGGGGGCGGCTATTGGGTAATTTTGATGCAAAAGATAGCATTCTGGTTGTTTATAAAGACGGGCAGTATGAGCTGACGAACTTTGATTTAACCAACCGCTATGAGCCGAACGACGTGGTGGTGCTGGAGAAGTTCGATCCGGAAGTGGTTTTGTCGGCCATATATTACGAAGCCAATCAGAAAGCATGGTATGTGAAACGATTTAAGGTTGAGACCACATCGCTCGATAAAAAGTTTAGTTTCATCGGTGATGGGAAAGGATCGAAAAGCCTGGCCGTAACGGCCGACCGTTACCCACGTATCGAGATCATACACCAGGTAAAAGACCGGGGCCCTGTTGAAAAAATGGTGCTGGAGCCAGAAGGGTTTATTGAAGTTCGGGGTTGGAAAGCGCTGGGCAATAAGTTGCCGTTTGCAAAAGTCAAAGAAGTAAAACTTTTGCCGCCCAAAGTGGTTCCTGTGCCTACCGGAGGTGGCATTGGCAAGCCCGAAAAAGCAGCCATTGCCGCAACTGATACAACGGAATCTGAAGAAAAAGAATCTGTTCAGTTAGGCTTATTTTCATAG
- a CDS encoding D-2-hydroxyacid dehydrogenase gives MQLFVNSALDDSLKLLLIQQLPVDITVVFRRDLPTDEQQQAFMAADLVLGNPPAAWFSEPVPKLKFWQLDSAGFDGYRNAQINARIANMGDYFAWPCAETMMAGILAFYRRIPELVTLQNRSEWIGAPIRSRTGLLRNKTVVILGTGTIGQAMRQMLTGFHCAITMLARTDPKADLHSAEELRAVLPQTDIVINCLPGTARGFYSAELLAAMKPDSIYANVGRGSTTDEQALIEALQAGRIGGAVLDVTETEPLPADNPLWTLPNVILTQHTGGGQPNEDTGKVTLFLENLMRFRTGEALANEVELGRGY, from the coding sequence ATGCAGCTATTTGTCAATTCCGCTCTCGACGATTCCCTTAAATTATTACTTATCCAGCAGCTCCCGGTCGATATAACGGTGGTTTTTCGGCGTGATCTGCCAACCGATGAGCAGCAGCAGGCTTTTATGGCGGCTGATCTCGTTTTGGGAAATCCTCCAGCGGCCTGGTTTTCGGAACCAGTGCCAAAGCTGAAGTTCTGGCAGCTCGATTCGGCCGGGTTTGATGGCTACCGGAATGCACAGATCAATGCCCGCATCGCAAATATGGGCGATTATTTTGCCTGGCCCTGTGCCGAAACGATGATGGCCGGTATTCTGGCGTTCTATCGGCGAATTCCTGAACTGGTAACCTTGCAGAACCGGTCCGAATGGATTGGAGCCCCTATTCGTTCTCGAACCGGGTTGCTACGGAACAAAACGGTTGTCATTCTGGGGACTGGCACAATAGGGCAGGCCATGCGCCAGATGCTGACGGGTTTTCATTGCGCCATAACGATGCTGGCCCGTACCGACCCGAAAGCCGATCTGCATTCAGCAGAAGAGCTCAGGGCCGTGTTGCCACAAACCGATATTGTAATCAACTGTTTGCCCGGAACAGCACGCGGGTTTTATTCGGCTGAGCTGCTGGCTGCTATGAAGCCCGACAGTATCTATGCCAACGTTGGCCGGGGGAGCACCACCGATGAGCAGGCATTGATCGAGGCTTTGCAGGCTGGCCGGATAGGGGGCGCTGTACTCGACGTGACCGAAACCGAACCATTGCCCGCCGATAACCCGTTATGGACGCTGCCAAACGTCATATTGACCCAGCATACGGGTGGTGGACAGCCCAACGAAGATACCGGAAAAGTGACACTGTTTCTGGAAAACCTGATGCGTTTCCGAACGGGCGAAGCCCTGGCAAATGAGGTCGAATTAGGACGGGGCTATTAG
- a CDS encoding acetylxylan esterase, with the protein MKRLLLILCLFRFVDLAAQPSERFVKILVTPDHADWLYKPGEPVKFMISVYRNNVLLKGAKLHYEIGPEKMEPTKKETTTLKDGTLAVDGGTMKTAGFLRCIATADVDGKEYRGLTTAGFAPDQIKPTVENPADFQAFWDKAKADLAKIPIDARMTLLPERCTELTNVYQLNLQNINGSRFYGILCIPKKEGKYPAILRVPGAGVRPYNGMIAEADKGFITLEVGIHGIPVTMEPVVYDNLARGALNGYPMANLDDRDRYYYKRVYLGCVRAVDFLVGMPQFDGQNLGVTGGSQGGALSIITTGLDSRIKWLAAYYPALSDVTGYLHGRAGGWPHMFTGDNLAYNNKPDRIKTTGYYDVVNFARLVKVPGRYSWGYNDEVCPPTSMYAAYNVIPGPKELDTAYLDTGHWTYPEQTEKMMNWLMTQLKGGGK; encoded by the coding sequence ATGAAACGACTACTCCTGATTCTTTGCCTCTTCCGATTTGTAGATCTGGCAGCCCAGCCTTCCGAACGTTTTGTTAAAATCCTGGTAACCCCCGATCATGCCGATTGGCTCTATAAACCTGGCGAACCCGTAAAGTTCATGATATCGGTATATCGGAACAATGTGTTGCTCAAAGGGGCCAAACTGCATTATGAAATTGGGCCCGAGAAAATGGAACCCACAAAAAAAGAAACCACGACCCTGAAAGACGGAACGCTGGCGGTGGATGGTGGTACCATGAAAACGGCTGGTTTTCTGCGTTGCATTGCTACGGCCGACGTTGACGGGAAAGAGTATCGGGGCCTGACAACAGCGGGGTTTGCTCCGGACCAAATCAAGCCAACGGTCGAAAACCCGGCCGATTTTCAGGCTTTCTGGGACAAAGCCAAAGCCGATCTGGCCAAAATACCCATCGATGCCCGCATGACGCTGCTACCTGAGCGTTGTACCGAACTAACGAATGTGTACCAGTTGAATCTGCAAAACATCAATGGCTCGCGGTTTTACGGCATCTTGTGCATTCCTAAAAAAGAAGGGAAATATCCGGCTATTCTGCGTGTGCCGGGGGCCGGAGTTCGGCCATACAATGGTATGATTGCCGAGGCCGATAAAGGGTTCATTACCCTTGAGGTCGGTATCCATGGCATTCCCGTAACGATGGAACCTGTTGTATACGATAACCTGGCGCGGGGCGCGCTCAATGGCTATCCAATGGCAAATCTCGACGATCGGGATCGGTACTACTACAAACGGGTTTATCTGGGGTGCGTTCGGGCTGTCGATTTTCTGGTTGGTATGCCCCAGTTTGACGGGCAGAATCTGGGCGTAACGGGTGGAAGCCAGGGCGGAGCCCTATCGATCATTACGACTGGACTCGATTCGCGCATCAAATGGTTAGCGGCCTATTATCCGGCGTTGAGCGATGTGACGGGCTATTTGCACGGACGCGCGGGCGGCTGGCCACATATGTTTACTGGTGATAATCTGGCCTATAACAATAAGCCTGATCGAATCAAAACAACCGGTTACTACGATGTCGTTAATTTTGCCCGGCTTGTGAAGGTGCCAGGGCGCTATTCGTGGGGGTATAATGACGAAGTTTGTCCGCCTACGTCGATGTATGCAGCCTACAATGTTATTCCTGGCCCTAAAGAATTGGATACAGCTTATCTCGATACAGGCCACTGGACATATCCCGAGCAAACCGAAAAAATGATGAACTGGTTGATGACTCAGTTGAAAGGAGGAGGGAAATAA
- a CDS encoding TetR/AcrR family transcriptional regulator gives MNEGAGEAALDAETKIKEAARRVFLEKGFEGATIRQIADEAGVNLAMVNYYFRSKDELFKSIYLETFREFLGRMAILLNEETPLEVKIWKAVDRYTDFIMDNPLIPNFILSEQRKNGAAFFREMNIKGLIENSLFRKQLIQEAEKGNIRPIHPLQVIITMLSSIVFPVMAKPILSYVGTLDDAGFRQFMESRKQIVPEMIMTYLRQV, from the coding sequence ATGAACGAAGGTGCGGGAGAGGCAGCATTAGATGCTGAAACGAAGATTAAGGAAGCAGCCCGGCGGGTCTTCCTAGAAAAAGGGTTTGAAGGGGCAACAATTCGTCAGATTGCCGACGAAGCGGGTGTAAACCTGGCAATGGTCAATTATTATTTCCGGAGCAAAGATGAGTTGTTCAAAAGCATCTACCTCGAAACCTTCCGGGAATTTCTGGGCCGAATGGCCATTCTGCTCAACGAAGAAACACCCCTGGAAGTGAAAATCTGGAAAGCAGTTGACCGATATACCGATTTTATTATGGACAATCCACTGATTCCGAACTTCATACTCTCTGAGCAACGAAAAAATGGTGCCGCTTTTTTCAGGGAAATGAATATCAAAGGACTGATCGAAAATTCGCTGTTCCGAAAGCAACTGATTCAGGAAGCCGAAAAAGGCAACATCAGGCCCATTCATCCACTACAGGTAATCATTACGATGCTGAGCAGTATTGTTTTTCCGGTTATGGCCAAACCTATTCTCTCGTATGTCGGCACCCTCGATGATGCTGGCTTTCGGCAGTTTATGGAATCGCGTAAACAGATTGTTCCCGAAATGATCATGACCTATTTACGTCAGGTTTAA
- a CDS encoding TolC family protein: MSVIKHYLTGIWIIWGFPLFAQPAGIALPEVTLRQCYEAARTSYPLLRQQALLQQTGDVAVASLYTNRRLPQLSVNGQATWQSEVTKLPIELPNLSIPTLSKDQYKLTADVSYALYDGGLTRLQSDVQRASTATAQQQVEVELNRLNDQVNAFFLNALLTDENLRLTQTMLTDLRNRIDKLSASVRFGTASPMNLDVLKAEALRSEQRLAELNATRRGLRDALHILTDLAIFRVICQLSNRLIANCLLAGSIWCLLFHPISNATLALPIRLRCNYWSMP; the protein is encoded by the coding sequence TTGTCAGTAATAAAACATTATCTAACCGGAATATGGATCATTTGGGGATTTCCCCTGTTTGCACAGCCAGCTGGCATAGCATTGCCGGAAGTAACACTCAGGCAATGCTATGAAGCAGCCCGAACGAGCTATCCATTACTCAGGCAGCAGGCCCTCTTGCAGCAAACGGGCGATGTGGCCGTGGCGAGCCTGTACACGAACCGAAGGCTCCCGCAACTCTCGGTAAACGGGCAGGCAACCTGGCAATCGGAAGTAACTAAACTACCCATTGAGCTTCCGAATCTGTCGATACCAACGCTCAGTAAGGATCAGTATAAACTCACCGCCGATGTGAGCTATGCACTCTACGATGGCGGCCTGACCCGCCTGCAATCCGACGTGCAACGGGCCAGCACGGCCACTGCTCAGCAACAGGTTGAGGTGGAATTAAACCGGCTAAACGACCAGGTTAATGCTTTTTTTCTGAATGCATTACTCACCGACGAAAACCTTCGTCTGACTCAGACCATGCTGACCGATCTGCGCAATCGGATTGATAAGCTCTCGGCGAGTGTACGGTTTGGCACCGCATCGCCTATGAACCTCGATGTTCTGAAAGCGGAAGCACTGCGTTCAGAACAACGACTGGCCGAACTGAATGCAACACGACGAGGGCTACGGGATGCCCTTCATATCCTGACCGATCTGGCCATTTTCAGGGTTATCTGCCAGCTTTCAAATCGGCTTATAGCGAACTGCTTGCTGGCCGGGTCGATCTGGTGCTTGTTATTCCACCCCATTTCGAACGCGACCTTGGCACTACCAATTCGGCTTCGCTGCAACTACTGGTCAATGCCATAG
- a CDS encoding ABC transporter permease encodes MLVIPPHFERDLGTTNSASLQLLVNAIDGSKAGIASGYAQTIIRDFNDEIRTETMAVQANDRPLLDIENQYWYNPRLEYKTFMVPGILFELLLLVGGMIAALNIVREKEIGTQEQLNVTPIKKHEFILGKLTPFVIIGMIQFTAGLLVGKLLFKIPIEGSIVLMYGFAFLFLLLSVGLGLLISTMSETQQQAMFAVFFCLVLFILLSGLFSSTDNMPQWAQYVNIFNPLRYIIEAGRNIMLKGSTLRDMQPQFIALLLMALALIGLASWRYRKTA; translated from the coding sequence GTGCTTGTTATTCCACCCCATTTCGAACGCGACCTTGGCACTACCAATTCGGCTTCGCTGCAACTACTGGTCAATGCCATAGATGGCTCTAAGGCGGGCATTGCGTCGGGCTATGCGCAGACCATTATCCGCGATTTCAACGACGAAATCCGAACCGAAACCATGGCCGTTCAGGCTAACGATCGGCCTTTACTGGACATTGAAAATCAGTATTGGTATAATCCCCGTCTCGAATACAAAACCTTCATGGTGCCGGGGATTCTGTTTGAATTACTGCTGCTGGTGGGCGGAATGATTGCCGCCCTCAATATTGTGCGCGAAAAAGAAATCGGCACGCAGGAACAACTGAATGTAACTCCTATTAAAAAGCATGAATTTATTCTGGGCAAACTTACACCTTTCGTCATTATTGGAATGATTCAGTTTACGGCAGGGTTGCTGGTCGGAAAACTCCTGTTCAAGATTCCTATTGAAGGCAGCATAGTACTTATGTACGGCTTTGCTTTTTTGTTTTTGCTGCTGAGTGTTGGGCTAGGGCTGTTGATTTCAACCATGTCGGAAACGCAGCAACAGGCCATGTTTGCCGTATTTTTCTGCCTGGTTCTGTTTATTCTGCTGAGTGGGCTATTTTCCTCTACCGATAATATGCCTCAATGGGCACAGTATGTGAACATCTTCAATCCATTGCGTTATATTATTGAAGCGGGGCGCAACATTATGCTGAAAGGCAGTACACTCCGCGATATGCAGCCGCAGTTTATCGCCCTCCTGCTGATGGCCCTGGCGCTCATTGGCCTGGCATCCTGGCGCTATCGGAAAACAGCCTAG